The Plasmodium vinckei vinckei genome assembly, chromosome: PVVCY_09 genome includes the window TTTATTGCCCTCGTCAGGATTATCTTCTTTTGTCggttcattttttttgacatCCTTTTGGTAAATTTCAATAGAATCACTCAGATTTTCCGATTTTTCCTTTATTATGGGatctttaaaattttcttcttttggCTCGAGATTTTTTTTCGCTagctctttttttttatattttgcaatttttttatgaacatATTTGATATAATTTGGATGactcatatatttattgacACTATTTCTAAAGGTACTAAAATTgtgcataaatataaaaattttatttttgtaaaagaATTGAGCAAATTTTAAAGCTTTTattgaaatatatgaaaatttgtttaaaaaaagtaataaagtaaattttttaaaaaatatatattctagCAAATGAATAGAACAAACATTTCTTTCGTATATATATCTGGTTATAGctagtttatatttttcaaataaaatcgGAGAATGTATTatacacttttttttttttatataaacattgAGATGCTTGTAAAATAATCTTTCAATACTACTATATAGCATATAGCATTTCTTAAAaagatttaattttaaatacaatGCACATAAATTTTCCCCCCACATAAAAactgataaaaaaatatcatacatgtctaaatataattgttcATCATAATCTGTAACAAATTcgattttgtttatataagaATGAAcgtcatttttttgtaaaaaaaaatttatatctaCACATTCATtgcaaaatgaaaaaatattgtgatttttataaaacgCGACAAATTCACTTATGTTGTTTATTTCGTTATGATTTGGTCTATCTTTTTCCTCTGCCTTTGATACGTCATTTGGTTTTGGTTCCTCTACAGATATGTTGGATATgcaaaacttttttttttttttttccagaataatttttttctttaccTCTACATAGCTTAAAAAGATATTAACGCTTTTGTTATAGGAGCTTTTAATGGAatggtattttttttcaatacatattttgataTGATCAATATATCtgattttaaaatgttCATAAAGTTCTTTGACCTTTTCATTTGTATCATATTCTTCATTTTGAATTAATGGGACActtaatattttgataGTTTTATAACTATTAGAACTAAAGTCagatttaatttttttaatattttttatttcatttacaTTATCTTCtaaattgtataaataaacaaatatacaATCTTCATTTTCCTCATTTATACTATCTTTATAtctatttaataaatattccttttcctttttatattcctCTAAATTTtctgaatataaaaaataaatataaataaaagctTTTTCAATCGATCCattatcttcatttttaaaataatcaGCTATTGAATTGTTATAGTATTCATATTGTAAATTAACTcgtattttgtttattttttcgtttaattttacatcatgtatttcataaaaatcgtccttaaaaaagtattcgatatttcttaaaatattcttGTCCCCATAGCATGCAATTCTAAGTTTATCTGCTGgcattattttaatttatggGGTAGAAAAGACCATCAaactaaataaaatttatatacacatatgtTAGAAACATATACAAATGtgtataatacatatactTATCTACATTTGAActgtttttttcaacaaTGAATAAAACAAAGTATTTCTGTAgaaataagtatatatcaTATCAAATAGGGTTTCGTCTAAAGTTAATAACCATATGCTTATTTTTCTGAATGTTTATACATATGCTTACTTTTTTCCTAAAATTATGAATTCATATATCTTCTTTAATATCCATGAATTTTTCTCATTttctaaaattatatacaatattttataatttgaaaattttgcaaattttatttatttttttattttatattttttgaaaatttgtaaaaaaattttttttttttcataatattttttcttctttttatttgacATATTTTCTCTGGTGGCTTATAAAGTTTATAGAATATTAATTTCGAGCAAACCTTTTAAACGTCAAATTTTTAAGCACgacatatttaaatttgaatttatttttaagattggatttttgttttttatttatcagaacaattttaaaacaataaatttttagtACAAAGAAATTCAATACCTTCAATTTTAGAGGAACATAAAATAGGATGTTAAATGTTTAGTAAGATCTAGagcattttaaaaataataattcatgttttttttttgtggaGAGATGGcgatattaaataaatatgacaaatattataaggaataaagatatttttattctttacttttgttatatataaattggGGGAATACCATTGTATAGAATATTTGTAAGTTCATTATAaagcatttatatatttgtatgtacatagctatatatatgaactAGTTAAGTAAAAGTAAATTGCCATTTTACACATGATCATATTCTTACagaacaatttttttttgaaataaaaaataaaatatatttagaaTATTTACAAGGTTTAGAAAATTTACAAGATTTCGAGGGTTTACAATATtaaagaataataaaaagtatgACAGGAACAGAAATAACGATTGATAATATTGCATATgcaaaaatttttatgcatGCTTTGAAAAATTCCTATGATGATGTGTGTGGAGTATTAAtaggaaaatattataattcagaaaataataaaaaaaaatgtgttatAAGTAATACTGTTCCATTATttcacacacatatattgtTTGCATTTTTAAGTTTGGCATTTACAATGGTTAGtctaatttaaaaaatgttcattacaaaaatattatactatATTGTCTATACATTtgtataagtatatattcattttatttattataattttccttAAATATAGATTGAGAAAAATTGCCAAGAGACTGGTGAACGAATTATAGGATATTATCATATTAGTGCTGATGATTCTAAAAATGATCATATaagtaatataaaaatatgtgatATAATTTCAGATAccttaataaaaaattgtagcGATGCACTAATATGCTTAGTAAAAATTTCTAAATTAAAGGATGATGAAGACAACTGTATAAAGGTAACATATTTTTGGccacgaaaaaaatatacgtTATAATGTTATGccatttttctatatattatggtttttatttttttataaaaatgtaggCATTTAGGCAAGAAGGAAATggaaaattgaaaaatgaaaaaatacaaatatctAGTAAAAACAAGgaatttttaaagaaaagTATCTCAAACCATGAGTATgacatttattataattattctcAAACCATATAGCTACATGCCCAtatgtttaaattttctGAATAGTCAGTAGAATTTGTTaatctttatatatgcaactTTATAGATCcctcatattttttctctccCTTTTCAGGTATTTGAATATCCACGATTTTGATGACCATTTAAATTGCATTAATTGTGATTTTATGAACCCCAACTTATTTAAAGATATTTCTTAAGATTATCAAATAAGtaaatgtttataattttctttttttttttattcatccCTTTGATATTAcaaacatattatattaatttataaaagtgttcatatgtatattcaatttaaaaattaatttttattaatttattttttttaaattataaccaactttttatagtttgacttttttttaactaaacttttttttatttaattatttatccATGTAATAATTAAGCCCATTTATCTACCCTGTCTTAAATACTAGAGAAAAAGGTTGTCagattttatatgtatatattgatTAGGTGTATGTCtatatatctataattttttatataaatttatatttaacaCATTTTGAAGcgttaaatatattttattcgatggttgaaaattttttttcatcttgTCCTATATAACAGGGCCTTATGCACCAAGATGCATccacatttattttatttctgttttattttatatgttttacaATATAAGAGAGGATATAATAAAGGATAGTTAAGTTTACTTTAATTTGCTATACTTTGCTTTGTTTTTCCATTTgcttgtatatatatttttgaaatgtTTCATGATAAGACAGCGTCAAATAAGCATGGCAAAATAGCTATATCAAAGGatcacaaatatataaatatatcttaggtatatttcttttatcaaatattaacacatttacatatacacatatatgctatatatatgattagCCAGTTTTGTTAATGTGAAAAAGACAAGTGTTTGTTCAaagcatattatataaataaaaaataaaaatgaaacatattatattcctTTCAATTGTTTTCTGTTTTTGTGATAATGTAgtgtataataattatgtagGTCGAATATTATTTGAGTTTCCagataatattatacatgACTTAAGTTCTGGCCCAATAGTTGAATATGAAATTAAAGAACATAAAGACGATAACccagatataaataaagaggTAAACCATTGGAAtattgaaataaatgaGCACAAAGATAATCCAAATATTCAAAGAAACAACGAAGGCAATGATGATAGTAATAACAATTGGCAATATCACTCCAATTATAATGATGAACAATCAGAGAgccaaaatgaaaatgaaagaaatGAATTTTCTCTAAAAAATGAGATGGAAAAAAAGCCAGAAGAAAGAAAGGATACACAATTTGATAAATACAATGAATACGatgattttgaaaatatgaataataactttgaggaaaataaaaaaaaatccttTGAGGCTATGCAATCGGAAGACATGGAAGATAAAAAGGGGGAAGAGAATAAAGAGTATGCAGGCTGGGcagaagataaaaaaagggaGGACAATCGAGACTATATAGATAGGATGGACGATAAAAACAGTGCAGGCAATAGAGAGTATATAGATGGAatggaatataaaaaagaggCAGAGAATAAAGATTATATAGGCTGGGTAGAAGATAAAAACAGTGCAGGCAATAGAGACTATATAGATGGGATGGAAGATAAAAAGAGGGAAGAGAATAAAGATTATGCAGGTTGGGTAGAAGATAAAAACAGTGCAGGCAATAGAGAGTATATAGATAGGGCAGAAGATAAAAAGGGAGAAGAGAACAAAGAGTATGGAGGATGggtaaaagataaaaacaGTGCAGAAAATATAGAGTATATAGATAGGGCAGAAGATAAAAAGGGAGAAGAGAACAAAGAGTATGGAGGATGggtaaaagataaaaacaGTGCAGAAAATATAGAGTATATAGATAGGGCAGAAGATAAAAAGGGAGAAGAGAACAAAGAGTATGGAGGATGggtaaaagataaaaacaGTGCAGAAAATATAGAGTATATAGATAGGGCAGAAGATAAAAAGGGAGAAGAGAACAAAGAGTATGGAGGATGggtaaaagataaaaacaGTGCAGAAAATATAGAGTATATAGATAGGGCAGAAGATAAAAAGGGAGAAGAGAACAAAGAGTATGGAGGATGggtaaaagataaaaacaGTGCAGAAAATATAGAGTATATAGATAGGGCAGAAGATAAAAAGGGAGAAGAGAACAAAGAGTATGGAGGATGggtaaaagataaaaacaGTGCAGAAAATATAGAGTATATAGATGGAatggaatataaaaaagaggCAGAGAATAAAGAGTATGGAGGTTGGATGGGCGATAAACAAATTGGATCCCATCGAAAgaaggaaaataatataaaaagcgATACTACTGAAcataatgataatttatCGTTTGAATATTCTAAGCAGGGAATGGATTGGGCTGCAGGAATATgcaaaaatggaaaatatcAATCCCCTGTAGATTtacatatgcatacattaaaagaaagagaattaaaaaatttatcagatttttatttaaatgcattttatgataatgatgaaaattcatggaataatta containing:
- a CDS encoding carbonic anhydrase, putative; the encoded protein is MKHIIFLSIVFCFCDNVVYNNYVGRILFEFPDNIIHDLSSGPIVEYEIKEHKDDNPDINKEVNHWNIEINEHKDNPNIQRNNEGNDDSNNNWQYHSNYNDEQSESQNENERNEFSLKNEMEKKPEERKDTQFDKYNEYDDFENMNNNFEENKKKSFEAMQSEDMEDKKGEENKEYAGWAEDKKREDNRDYIDRMDDKNSAGNREYIDGMEYKKEAENKDYIGWVEDKNSAGNRDYIDGMEDKKREENKDYAGWVEDKNSAGNREYIDRAEDKKGEENKEYGGWVKDKNSAENIEYIDRAEDKKGEENKEYGGWVKDKNSAENIEYIDRAEDKKGEENKEYGGWVKDKNSAENIEYIDRAEDKKGEENKEYGGWVKDKNSAENIEYIDRAEDKKGEENKEYGGWVKDKNSAENIEYIDRAEDKKGEENKEYGGWVKDKNSAENIEYIDGMEYKKEAENKEYGGWMGDKQIGSHRKKENNIKSDTTEHNDNLSFEYSKQGMDWAAGICKNGKYQSPVDLHMHTLKERELKNLSDFYLNAFYDNDENSWNNYNRPWFKGDIFYYYENLVNKIIINRQNNMFKIKASNNDIIPFGVLFTTDEPAIFYSHHINFHSPSEHTFEGSGNRRHIEMQIYHSTNEIYDYDESKWNGIFGKKKNQKKNNETNIKHSYILTFLRNSLSNPHLGHQNPKNKKRNKRSKSYNNTQLGRNGKNTKKLNQYQVISITFSSAEINKSTINNFKKLPSEKFLKTILEGTQNVPVGSDPTLVDLKAPLNLNSVLMMLNMKSMEFFAYHGSSTSPDCNENVHWKVAKKSLPISTETMLKFYNMLKKTTPDYNGSDNDNFRALQNVQGNIHNYGRVYLIQGFPVQLLISSILTTSEDKTVIENIKQAYSKSNGNYICFNFIFLLLIFIFLQNY